The following are from one region of the Trichoderma breve strain T069 chromosome 5, whole genome shotgun sequence genome:
- a CDS encoding zinc finger, c3HC4 type (RING finger) domain-containing protein, with translation MASSDDVPDSTDWLSTPLSGFAAVEAALRCQVCKDFYKTPMITSCSHTFCSLCIRRALSNDGKCPMCRATEQELKLRSNWSMEETVEAFSKVRTAALNLARDQRNRSQSPKRKAVEMSSDIHEPHEPKRLRTSARLNKSRGEQSVAAIPVQEVEDQVVPDSNNDDDDEEYVPEAPSGLVPCPSCNKKMKEWQVFGHLESCPGPSAANSSNNTTNSDTTFSFGQSHRRQQKTLERLPPLNYSMLKEQALRKKMADLGISNQGPRILLEKRHKEWLTLWNANCDAAIPKKRSELLHDLEGWERTQGGRAPTTGRAIQTAAVIKDKEFDGAAWAAKHDTSFKDLIASARKSRLEAKKKTEEAEQVTGDQAQSSVNQPPDLMVISSSQPPGGDTSARPEGEGPEITPNVELLTSSQVYPMSLDVSQQPINPTPPADASNTRSIAEAERY, from the exons ATGGCCTCCTCCGACGATGTTCCAGATTCGACCGACTGGCTTTCGACGCCGTTGTCTGGCTTCGCAGCCGTGGAAGCCGCCCTGCGCTGCCAAGTATGCAAAGACTTTTACAAGACACCCATGATCACATCATGTTCGCATACATTCTGCTCACTCTGCATCCGGAGAGCCCTCTCTAACGACGGCAAATGCCCAATGTGTCGTGCGACAGAACAAGAGCTCAAGCTTCGAAGCAACTGGTCGATGGAAGAAACAGTGGAAGCATTTTCCAAGGTGCGGACGGCTGCGCTGAATCTTGCGCGGGATCAGCGAAATAGGAGTCAATCACCGAAAAGGAAAGCCGTTGAGATGTCGTCCGATATACACGAGCCTCACGAACCAAAGCGATTGCGCACATCGGCTAGATTGAACAAAAGCAGAGGGGAACAGTCAGTGGCAGCTATCCCAGTTCAGGAAGTTGAAGATCAGGTTGTCCCTGATTCAAAtaacgacgatgatgacgaagaatATGTACCAGAAGCTC CGAGCGGCCTTGTGCCCTGTCCCTCCTGCAacaaaaagatgaaagagtgGCAGGTGTTTGGACATTTGGAATCCTGTCCCGGTCCGTCAGCAGCAAACAGTTCCAATAATACCACCAACTCTGACACTACGTTTTCCTTTGGACAGTCTCATCGGAGACAGCAAAAGACGCTAGAAAGGCTACCTCCCCTCAACTATTCCATGTTGAAAGAACAAGCACTGCGAAAGAAAATGGCGGACTTGGGCATCTCTAACCAAGGGCCCCGCATTCTCCTGGAAAAGCGCCATAAAGAGTGGCTAACATTATGGAACGCAAACTGCGATGCTGCTATCCCGAAGAAGCGTTCAGAGTTGCTTCATGATTTGGAAGGCTGGGAGCGGACCCAGGGCGGCCGAGCACCAACTACAGGCCGAGCCATCCAAACTGCGGCGGTAATAAAAGACAAGGAATTTGATGGAGCGGCTTGGGCAGCTAAGCATGATACTTCTTTCAAAGATCTGATTGCGAGTGCTCGGAAAAGTCGACttgaggcaaagaagaagacggaagaagctgaacaagTGACTGGCGACCAGGCACAGAGTTCAGTAAATCAACCTCCAGATCTGATGGtcatttcatcttctcaaccACCTGGCGGTGACACATCGGCTCGaccagaaggagaaggaccCGAAATTACGCCAAACGTGGAGTTGTTGACTTCCTCTCAGGTTTATCCCATGTCTCTAGATGTTTCACAGCAGCCGATAAACCCAACACCACCCGCAGATGCGTCGAATACAAGGAGTATAGCGGAAGCAGAAAGATACTAA
- a CDS encoding pre-mRNA-splicing factor of RES complex domain-containing protein, with product MADLSNYLASRYLVADPKPSKKRKRKQEKAPSGLLITDDDDDTAWNKGSKQDADDEDGPLTVSNITAEFRKLKKSNWKTVGEGGSAPNQDDSAAADAIIASAAAENDAAREADDELPVVEGDGSVVKMSDGTHAGLQSAASVSAQLRRRQQEERDEFERHRKNAKEEETVYRDATGRRIDISMKRAEARRAAAEAEEKERLAKESLKGEVQLENARRRREELEDAKLMTFARKADDEDMNREMMDQQRWNDPMTQFMAEKDTTRGSRSSKRRPVYSGSAAPNRYGIKPGYRWDGVDRGNGLEAERFKALNRRERNKGLDYAWQMDE from the coding sequence ATGGCCGATCTATCAAACTATCTCGCATCTAGATACCTTGTTGCCGATCCAAAGCCatccaagaagcgcaagcgcaagcaagaaaaggcacCATCGGGACTTCTCATcaccgacgacgacgatgacacAGCCTGGAACAAAGGCTCCAAACAAGACgctgatgacgaagatggccCATTGACTGTCTCAAATATCACAGCCGAATTTCGGAAGCTAAAGAAGAGCAATTGGAAGACTGTAGGGGAGGGTGGGAGTGCCCCGAATCAGGATGACAGTGCGGCGGcagatgccatcatcgcttcagctgctgccgaAAACGATGCAGCAAGggaggctgatgatgagctgcCGGTCGTCGAAGGCGATGGAAGCGTAGTGAAAATGAGCGATGGAACACATGCCGGCCTGCAAAGCGCTGCATCAGTCTCGGCACAGTTgagacggcggcagcaagaagaacgCGATGAATTCGAACGTCACCGGAAGaatgcaaaagaagaagagacagttTATCGAGATGCCACCGGTCGACGAATAGACATATCTATGAAGAGAGCAGAGGCACGGCGTGCAGCtgccgaggctgaggaaaaagagagactTGCCAAGGAGTCTCTCAAGGGCGAGGTCCAGCTGGAAAATGCGAGACGACGCagggaagagctggaggatgcCAAGCTCATGACTTTTGCGCgcaaggccgacgacgaggatatGAACCGAGAAATGATGGACCAGCAAAGATGGAACGATCCTATGACGCAGTTTATGGCTGAGAAAGACACAACCCGAGGAAGCAGGAGTTCGAAACGTCGCCCTGTGTATTCAGGATCAGCAGCCCCTAATCGATATGGCATCAAACCAGGATACCGATGGGATGGTGTGGACAGGGGTAATGGGCTCGAAGCAGAGCGGTTCAAGGCATTAAATCGGCGTGAACGCAACAAGGGACTGGATTATGCATGGCAAATGGATGAGTAA
- a CDS encoding ER-Golgi trafficking TRAPP I complex 85 kDa subunit domain-containing protein — translation MPRPQDESSTEPIQALPAAASAAKFSYMRHSTSTIEPFPTSPSDSTLVYRRSTAASLYASTLSPPGSRSMSPAGRGSPSRVLSGTVFDIGQNRGLPDNVGDDPGEPLNLILKSFVPHVAVYASRDTEALIGEKGFQHGLWELLRPFGENIQGKVNIRDSNGVGRIVEDFSIRFTRFGGNIERPDALSAGSQQTQAPRSQNGAQEKTAGNRSALNDIEAVVERHLSYAEESFLGMPHQSIMTKNGSDSETASPYYALYLRRLLSGLPISAHETFAHPVACIIAISSRNPAPIEELRRLYTETSQGEKKLPSWVDGDYLRYYVLVHDEENDDIARSMALFEQMKRHLGLHCHLLRLRCSQSVETDDDSIPLPRSDWMSAAEELAEIRRSENDEDFEDPSRYIFESDATAIRTFIREMVMQSIIPTMERHATIWNDQVASKRKGITGRFMSLSKRWTGFGTNSRSSSSGTSTSKDGYDPSGFYRADTSEAIMRKLADFAFMLRDWRLAHSTYDLLRSDFSESKAWKYHAATNEMAALSLLLMPQQLTSKSRAETVDQMLESAFYSYNTRCSSPYGATRTLILAQELLRLRGGSSIDDAARWCTRLLESKILGNIGDALLKERLAICYASKQGVGSWSWGSRRRKSAAWSVFAARAWAQQSKHIPAQRCLNEAKRMYETLPHGHGISQFAIARETMDSLQHELTEKLEFPAGHDRGISEDAIDDGIDEESEALTDMRSRRASNLARDRTLETAPLHNEEMSKDTNEEIDKEGFE, via the coding sequence ATGCCGCGGCCTCAAGATGAATCGTCTACGGAACCGATTCAGGCGTTGCCCGCTGCGGCTTCCGCTGCAAAATTCTCTTATATGAGACATTCGACTTCGACCATCGAGCCGTTCCCAACTTCACCTTCCGATTCAACACTTGTCTATCGAAGATCGACTGCCGCCTCCCTATACGCCTCTACGCTGTCGCCACCAGGCTCAAGATCCATGTCACCGGCAGGGCGAGGATCTCCTTCACGAGTTCTCTCAGGCACTGTTTTTGATATTGGTCAAAACCGTGGATTACCAGACAACGTCGGGGATGACCCGGGCGAACCATTGAACTTAATCCTAAAGTCGTTTGTGCCTCATGTGGCTGTCTATGCCTCACGGGACACGGAGGCTTTAATAGGCGAAAAAGGATTTCAACATGGACTGTGGGAGCTATTGCGCCCGTTTGGTGAGAATATCCAGGGCAAGGTCAATATTAGGGACAGCAACGGCGTTGGACGAATAGTTGAGGATTTTTCTATACGATTTACACGATTCGGCGGAAACATAGAGCGCCCAGATGCCCTGTCGGCGGGATCTCAGCAAACACAGGCGCCTCGAAGTCAGAATGGAGCACAAGAGAAAACTGCCGGAAACCGGTCGGCCTTGAACGATattgaggctgttgttgagcGTCATCTCTCGTATGCAGAGGAATCATTCCTCGGAATGCCACATCAGAGTATCATGACTAAAAATGGCTCTGATTCTGAGACGGCTTCTCCATACTATGCTTTATATTTACGACGACTCTTGTCGGGGCTACCGATCTCGGCACATGAAACGTTTGCCCATCCTGTTGCTTGCATCATAGCTATTAGCTCCCGCAATCCGGCCCCAATCGAAGAACTGCGGCGACTCTATACTGAAACCAGCCAAGGCGAGAAGAAATTGCCTTCATGGGTAGATGGAGACTATTTGAGGTACTATGTTCTGGTTCACGACGAAGAGAACGACGATATTGCAAGGTCCATGGCATTGTTTGAGCAGATGAAACGACATCTAGGACTTCATTGTCATTTGTTACGGCTACGATGTAGTCAGAGTGTGGAAACCGATGATGACAGCATCCCTCTTCCCCGAAGTGATTGGATGTCTGCTGCCGAAGAGTTGGCAGAAATCCGCCGAAGTGAAAATGACGAAGACTTTGAGGATCCGTCGCGGTACATATTTGAATCCGATGCGACTGCTATACGCACGTTTATCCGCGAAATGGTAATGCAATCCATTATCCCTACAATGGAGCGGCACGCCACTATTTGGAACGACCAAGTAGCCTCCAAACGCAAGGGAATAACAGGAAGGTTTATGAGTTTATCAAAGAGATGGACAGGGTTTGGCACTAATTCACGATCTTCCTCCAgcggcaccagcaccagcaaagaCGGCTACGATCCCTCTGGATTCTACAGGGCCGATACATCAGAAGCCATCATGCGAAAGCTAGCTGATTTTGCCTTTATGCTGCGCGACTGGAGATTGGCTCATTCCACATACGATCTACTGCGATCCGACTTTAGTGAATCTAAAGCTTGGAAATACCACGCCGCGACTAATGAAATGGCAGCTCTTAGTCTTCTTTTAATGCCACAGCAGTTGACCTCTAAGAGCCGCGCGGAAACTGTGGACCAAATGCTAGAGTCAGCATTCTACTCATATAATACACGGTGTAGCTCTCCATACGGGGCGACAAGAACTTTGATATTGGCTCAAGAGCTCCTGCGACTAAGGGGAGGATCCAGTATTGATGATGCCGCACGATGGTGTACCCGTCTACTCGAATCAAAGATTCTAGGCAATATCGGCGATGCGCTACTCAAGGAGCGGTTGGCTATTTGCTATGCCTCCAAGCAGGGCgttggcagctggagctggggAAGCCGACGGCGGAAATCGGCTGCTTGGAGCGTCTTTGCAGCTAGAGCTTGGGCTCAACAGTCCAAGCATATCCCTGCCCAACGATGTCTCAATGAAGCCAAGAGAATGTACGAAACGTTGcctcatggccatggcatATCACAGTTCGCCATCGCTCGGGAGACCATGGATTCGCTGCAACACGAACTAACGGAGAAGTTGGAGTTCCCGGCTGGGCACGATAGGGGTATATCGGAAGATGCTATTGATGATGGGATAGATGAGGAAAGCGAGGCATTAACAGATATGCGCTCGAGGAGAGCAAGCAATCTAGCCCGAGACCGGACTTTGGAGACGGCACCCCTACACAACGAGGAAATGAGCAAAGATACCAATGAAGAAATAGATAAAGAGGGCTTTGAATAG
- a CDS encoding snf7 domain-containing protein → MGELSDYLVQNDPNFRKARLPALYSDFRSQKTLNPDGYQANVSAWLLALARLASDGLLSRQGSKSSALVFDLDESLRRSLDSKQFGQPLALGTVINEALAQKDLIPLQSFLQSNQSIYQQSWSQVPWNVMGWALRQLGVTDPSRGEDKIPKGNYVVMKNVETASRELGERIAEKAPRYDRVFTKGQFQALVTSVLAEEQRLSDTDTDVLLKFLSRDKDMIEYDGKTIRIRGSGEERGITEEDSSIASIKELASNLEHQIDLLNGRIDELDQEARNAVLRKNRVAALAALKSKKRAESSLSTRYATLHQLEEVASKLQQASDQVQLVKVMESSANALESLNTQIGSADKVENTMDRLRDQMSATDEITAILAEPTGMVVDEEEIDEELEAMEREQNKEEEEKQRRKDEAKEASKAMKDLDELPSVPSERIGAESPTRATGIGRLTLDG, encoded by the exons ATGGGCGAGCTCTCCGATTACCTCGTCCAGAACGACCCCAACTTCCGCAA GGCCCGGCTTCCTGCTCTGTACTCCGATTTCCGATCGCAAAAGACGCTGAATCCGGATGGCTACCAAGCAAACGTCTCTGCTTGGCTACTGGCCCTGGCGCGGTTAGCATCTGATGGGCTATTGTCCCGCCAGGGTTCCAAATCTAGCGCCCTCGTGTTTGACCTCGACGAGTCGCTACGACGGTCGCTAGATAGCAAGCAGTTTGGCCAGCCTTTGGCGCTGGGTACTGTGATAAACGAAGCGCTGGCGCAGAAAGATCTGATTCCGCTCCAGAGCTTCTTACAATCTAATCAGAGCATATATCAACAGAGCTGGTCGCAGGTGCCGTGGAATGTGATGGGATGGGCCCTACGTCAGCTCGGAGTTACCGATCCCTCTCGAGGTGAAGACAAGATACCCAAGGGCAACTATGTTGTCATGAAGAATGTAGAAACAGCCAGCCGGGAGCTGGGGGAGAGGATCGCTGAAAAAGCACCAAGATACGACCGAGTCTTTACAAAAGGCCAATTCCAAGCATTAGTTACATCAGTTCTGGCCGAGGAACAGCGGCTATCTGATACGGACACTGACGTATTGCTGAAGTTCCTATCTCGAGACAAAGATATGATTGAATACGATGGCAAAACCATCCGCATCAGAGGAAGTGGCGAAGAAAGGGGGATTACGGAAGAAGATTCTTCTATTGCATCTATAAAGGAGCTGGCGAGCAACTTGGAACATCAGATTGATCTTCTTAACGGGCGGATTGATGAGCTCGATCAAGAGGCAAGAAATGCCGTCCTGCGCAAAAACCGTGTcgccgccttggcagcgCTCAAGTCAAAAAAGCGAGCCGAATCTTCCTTATCCACACGCTATGCAACTCTCCATcagctggaagaagttgCGTCCAAACTGCAGCAAGCTTCCGACCAGGTTCAGTTGGTAAAGGTTATGGAATCATCTGCTAATGCGCTGGAGAGCCTAAATACTCAGATTGGTAGTGCGGACAAGGTTGAAAACACCATGGACCGTCTCAGAGACCAAATGAGCGCAACAGACGAAATCACAGCCATATTGGCCGAGCCTACAGGCATGGTcgtggatgaagaagagatagacgaagagcttgaagctATGGAGAGAGAACAGAAtaaggaggaggaagagaagcagcgCCGCAAAGATGAGGCCAAAGAAGCTTCCAAGGCTATGAAAGATTTGGACGAGCTTCCATCAGTCCCATCTGAGAGAATAGGGGCCGAATCGCCGACTAGAGCAACGGGCATTGGCAGGCTGACGCTGGATGGTTGA
- a CDS encoding metal-independent alpha-mannosidase, translating to MSLSLLAAALLGIGAVTPVHGRGDSQIPFNYADACPDYALYASYPHRPFSSGPLALPYQRPSPQCRTFHSDEIERVIEEVTSRIKDPDLARLFENTFPSTTDTTVKFHTKGGPQSFIITGDIIAEWLRDSTNQLRPYQGLAKKDPAIFDLIVGAINTQSEYVIQSPYCNAFQPPPISELSVSANGQDDIVHPAYEPSVVFECKYELDSLAHFLALANDFYEATGATDFVNKRWLLAVDTLLLVLKQQSEPTFHPETGQYDRNTYTFQRWTNAGTETLNLQGVGNPLNSGTGLVRSAFRPSDDATILGFFIPANAMMSVELGRAAKMLQAAGNKALATKLGQWSEKLRAGVLEHGVVKHKKYGDVFAYEVDGYGSSILMDDANYPSLLALPVMGFCDVDDPVYQNTRKMILDKQGNPYYLAGRGFQGIGGPHIGLKNAWPMSLLLQAQTSNDDKEIKECIDMVLKASPRGLIHESVDVNYVNQYTRSWFAWANGVFAVTILDLAKRKPHLVFGPGAAPYEI from the exons ATGTCTCTTTCGCTATTGGCGGCCGCATTGCTGGGCATCGGCGCAGTGACGCCCGTCCACGGTCGAGGCGATTCGCAAATCCCGTTCAACTACGCCGATGCATGTCCCGACTATGCGCTTTACGCATCATATCCCCA TCGTCCCTTTAGTTCTGGCCCGCTCGCCTTGCCTTACCAGCGTCCCAGCCCGCAGTGTCGGACGTTTCACTCAGACGAGATCGAGAGAGTCATCGAAGAGGTGACGTCGAGGATCAAGGACCCTGATCTGGCACGTCTGTTCGAGAACACCTTTCCCTCGACGACGGACACAACCGTCAAATTCCACACCAAGGGTG GACCTCAGTCCTTTATCATTACCGGCGATATCATTGCAGAGTGGCTGCGAGACTCGACGAACCAGCTGCGTCCCTACCAGGgcctggccaagaaggaccCAGCCATCTTCGACCTGATCGTGGGAGCCATCAATACGCAATCCGAGTATGTCATTCAGTCGCCGTACTGCAATGCCTTCCAGCCACCACCTATCAGCGAATTGTCCGTCTCCGCCAACGGCCAAGATGATATAGTGCACCCGGCATACGAGCCGAGTGTTGTGTTCGAGTGCAAGTACGAGCTTGATTCTCTGGCGCACTTCCTGGCTTTGGCAAACGACTTTTACGAGGCCACGGGAGCCACTGACTTTGTGAACAAGCGATGGCTTCTTGCCGTTGACACtctgttgctggtgctgaagcAGCAGTCAGAGCCAACTTTTCACCCGGAAACAGGCCAGTATGATAGAAATACCTACACCTTCCAGCGGTGGACGAATGCTGGCACCGAGACTCTCAATCTTCAGGGTGTCGGAAACCCCCTGAATAGCGGAACGGGGCTGGTTCGATCGGCATTCAGACCGAGCGATGACGCCACCATCCTAGGATTCTTCATCCCGGCGAATGCCATGATGTCTGTGGAGCTTGGTCGGgctgccaagatgctgcagGCTGCGGGTAACAAGGCTCTGGCCACTAAGCTTGGTCAATGGAGCGAGAAGTTGCGAGCAGGAGTACTGGAGCATGGTGTCGTCAAGCATAAGAAATACGGCGACGTATTCGCTTACGAGGTTGATGGATACGGCTCTTCCATCTTGATGGATGACGCAAACTATCCTTCCCTTCTAGCCCTCCCGGTGATGGGCTTCTGCGATGTAGATGACCCGGTGTATCAGAATacgaggaagatgatacTGGATAAACAAGGCAACCCGTATTATTTGGCGGGTAGAGGTTTCCAAGGAATTGGAG gACCACACATTGGCTTGAAGAACGCCTGGCCCATGAGCTTGCTGCTTCAGGCCCAAACATCAAATGACGACAAAGAGATTAAAGAATGTATCGACATGGTGCTGAAGGCATCTCCGCGTGGTCTGATTCACGAGAGTGTCGATGTCAATTACGTGAACCAGTATACGCGGAGCTGGTTTGCGTGGGCGAATGGAGTTTTTGCCGTGACGATTTTGGATTTGGCAAAGAGGAAGCCGCACTTGGTATTTGGACCGGGAGCGGCGCCGTATGAAATATGA
- a CDS encoding DNA polymerase subunit cdc27 domain-containing protein, translating into MDDAKKYLSDRLLSEEVPVTYRLLSRVLNIRVNVAKQKLYEFHQSQNASKADSIHATYLIYGSKTEHKQPETGDTDMDNSVPEPEPLSDYAPTKTVTIVAEENLKDALAEYEEVTSFHIYSLAPFPQRDLALLSDVSKSLSEYRKIEDAAKTLDTYGIIANPQARRKDRKGRPPVPTPAPTASAPKNVKQEAPPTLSKPSQPEKVKQEVKEVSSAEATPSSSAGKKPPATLKRGASGGIMQSFAKAAAKPPKPKPEPKPKEEDTSMALSDDGEADDEDLPTSKSIDLEALKRTRKQREEELMRMMEDADDDIKEAKKEDEQSDEEMEEPSEAEPEPEPEPEQQPKEEKEPTEVISNSGDGRRRGKRRVMKKKRILDDQGYMVTIQEAAWESFSEDEAPPPAATKPTPASTPAASSTQKSKKAAAPKSGSQGSIMSFFAKK; encoded by the exons aTGGATGATGCCAAAAAGTACCTTTCAGACCGACTCTTGAGTGAAGAGGTGCCG GTGACATATCGCCTGCTGAGCAGGGTGCTCAACATTCGGGTCAATGTTGCTAAACA GAAGCTCTATGAATTTCACCAGAGTCAAAATGCTTCCAAAGCAGATTCAATCCATGCTACCTACTTAATCTATGGCTCCAAAACGGAACACAAGCAGCCAGAGACTGGCGATACTGACATGGACAACTCCGTACCAGAGCCCGAGCCTCTTTCCGACTATGCGCCTACTAAAACAGTGACAATAGTAGCTGAAGAAAACCTCAAAG ATGCGCTAGCTGAATATGAAGAAGTCACTTCTTTCCACATCTACAGTCTAGCTCCCTTTCCTCAAAGAGATCTCGCACTACTATCCGATGTTTCAAAATCACTATCTGAGTACAGGAAGATTGAAGATGCAGCAAAAACTCTGGATACCTATGGAATAATTGCCAATCCTCAAGCACGCAGAAAAGACCGAAAGGGACGCCCACCCGTTCCAACCCCGGCCCCgactgcttctgctcctAAGAATGTCAAGCAAGAGGCACCACCAACTCTCTCAAAGCCCAGCCAACCAGAAAAAGTCAAGCAAGAGGTCAAAGAAGTTTCATCTGCCGAGGCTACCCCGTCATCCAGCGCTGGGAAGAAGCCTCCTGCGACTCTAAAGCGGGGTGCCTCTGGAGGTATCATGCAGTCCTTTGCCAAGGCAGCAGCGAAGCCCCCCAAACCGAAGCCCGAGCCTAAACCCAAGGAAGAAGATACCAGTATGGCCCTatctgatgatggcgaagccgacgacgaggatctTCCTACTTCGAAGTCTATCGATCTGGAGGCCctgaaaaggacaagaaaaCAACGTGAAGAGGAGCTTATGCGCATGATggaggatgctgatgacgatATAAAGGAGGCTAAGAAGGAAGACGAGCAATCAGAcgaagaaatggaagagcCCTCTGAGGCGGAGCCTGAACCGGAGCCGGAACCAGAACAGCAACCtaaagaggagaaagagcCTACAGAGGTGATATCGAATTCTGGTGATGGCCGCCGGAGAGGCAAACGACGGgtcatgaagaagaagcgcatATTGGATGACCAAGGATATATGG TAACTATCCAGGAGGCTGCGTGGGAGTCTTTCTCAGAAGACGAAGCCCCCCCACCAGCGGCCACGAAACCGACGCCTGCATCAACTCCCGCCGCTTCATCCACTCAGAAATCCAAGaaggcagcagctccaaagaGCGGAAGTCAAGGCAGCATCATGTCATTCTTTGCTAAGAAATAG
- a CDS encoding aminotransferase class I and II domain-containing protein, with protein sequence MASSTALAKKQQINLLRGWPSPHLLPADLLSAACQRVLADPVESVPILQYAPDEGYQPLRERLAQWLGRHYGVEADANRICITGGASQNLACVLQSFTDPHYTRAVWMVAPCYHLAATIFEDSGFAGRLRAVPEDDEGIDIEELERRIEALESKERTESQLEPKPFKNPGPFRKLYRHVIYAVPTCSNPSGKTMSVRRRESLVKLARKYDALVISDDVYDFLQWPIDGAVNPQRPPEMRLPRLCDIDMSLGRAENDPQGFGHTVSNGSFSKIAGPGVRTGWAEGTPAFVLGLSKTGSSMSGGAPSQLCAAMLADLLRTGELENFIETKTRPVLQRRHKIMMDAVKEHLEPLGVVGRESSVSGESIYGGYFVWLTLTQGPPGVLVSDAAVKEENIIIGRGDMFAVRGDEQGAKFDQNIRLCFSWEPEEALVDGVKRLGLLIKRMQGNLAHYEKMAAEIKDSDRPVSSWV encoded by the exons ATGGCCAGCTCAACTGCTTtagcaaagaagcagcaaatcaaTCTCTTGCGCGGATGGCCTTCGCCTCACCTGCTCCCCGCAGACCTCCTGTCAGCAGCCTGTCAGCGCGTGCTGGCAGATCCCGTCGAGAGCGTGCCGATCCTGCAGTATGCCCCTGATGAGGGATACCAGCCGCTGAGGGAGAGATTAGCCCAGTGGCTTGGCAGGCATTACGGGGTTGAGGCCGATGCGAACCGCATCTGCATCACGGGCGGAGCGAGCCAGAATCTGGCGTGTGTCTTGCAGAGCTTCACGGATCCGCATTATACGAGGGCTGTGTGGATGGTTGCTCCGTGTTATCATCTGGCGGCTACGATTTTTGAGGATTCGGGGTTTGCGGGAAGGTTGAGGGCTGTGCCggaggatgacgaggggATTGATATTGAGGAACTTGAGAGGAGGATAGAGGCATTGGAGAGCAAGGAGAGGACCGAGTCTCAGTTAGAG CCAAAGCCATTCAAGAATCCCGGTCCGTTTAGGAAGCTCTATCGCCATGTCATCTACGCGGTGCCCACATGCTCGAACCCTTCCGGCAAGACAATGTCTGTCCGACGCCGCGAGAGTCTCGTCAAACTTGCCCGCAAATATGACGCCCTTGTCATCAGCGACGACGTCTACGATTTTCTGCAATGGCCCATTGACGGAGCCGTAAATCCTCAGCGACCCCCGGAAATGAGGCTGCCGCGGCTATGCGACATCGATATGTCGCTGGGCAGGGCGGAGAATGATCCTCAGGGCTTTGGGCACACGGTGAGCAACGGATCTTTTAGCAAGATTGCTGGACCGGGTGTTCGGACGGGATGGGCTGAGGGCACGCCGGCTTTTGTTCTGGGATTGTCCAAGACGGGATCCTCCATGTCTGGTGGTGCACCTAGCCAGCTCTGTGCTGCGATGCTGGCTGATCTGCTTCGAACTGGCGAGTTGGAGAACTTCATTGAGACCAAAACTCGACCGGTATTGCAGAGACGCCATAAGATCATGATGGATGCCGTCAAAGAGCATCTGGAGCCGCTTGGTGTTGTAGGGCGTGAATCAAGCGTCTCTGGCGAGAGTATTTACGGTGGCTATTTTGTGTGGCTTACGTTGACTCAGGGGCCGCCAGGAGTGCTTGTCTCGGATGCGGCTGTGAAAGAAGAGAACATCATTATTGGGAGAGGAGATATGTTTGCGGTTCGCGGAGACGAACAAGGGGCAAAGTTTGATCAGAATATTAGACTGTGCTTCTCTTGGGAGCCTGAAGAGGCtcttgttgatggcgtcAAGAGACTTGGGCTCTTGATTAAAAGGATGCAAGGCAACCTGGCTCATTATGAGAAGATGGCAGCTGAGATCAAAGATAGTGATCGCCCAGTGAGCAGCTGGGTGTAG